acaatttctacttaaaatatctaAGGCAAAAGGCACTCATTTAGTGGAACGACCCATATAAATAGGCTACATTCATAGCACAGTGAAATTACTTTCATCCACTGAGGCTGGGTGTGTGGAATGATGATGCAATTCTGACAAGTCTTCCTTAAAATGAGAACTGAAAGTATTAACAAAACAAGAGATTTTCTACTGCTTTATGGAAATACCCTGACATTTCTCCCTAGGGAATTGTGCAATAGAATGAAATGTTTTTAACTTCAGTACCCTCTGTCTGAGCTGTTATTCTATTTCTAGTAATAAGACTTATTTAGTGCCAGAATAACAAAAAGTAGTCAATTTAATAATTATCTGTTTTTCTTTCAGACCAATTGAAACTGAAAGTCAGCATCCTTTCAATTGGATAAGCCATCATAACACCCATCATGGAGCTGTCTCACACCATGGAAACAGAGGAGCTGATGACCTGCCTCCAGATCCAGCTCTACCACCCCCAGCAGGCCTCTAAGGCTCTTTACCGCCTGCTGCCCCTGGACGCCAGGCACAAGCACCCAGCTGAGGACCCCCTGAGGCTGGGCCGGGACGCCCACGGCTGCACCTTTGCCCTGGCCGACCCACGGGTCTCCCGCAAGCAGCTGGCCTTGCAGGCCTACCTCACCGCCAACAGCCCCAACATGCTGTTCTCTGTGCAGAACCTGAGCCAGAAGGGACACGTGACGGTCAACGGGTCGGAGTTGGGGTACCTGGAGAGGGCAGAGCTGCCGAATAAGGCCCTGGTCCGGTTCGGGGAGTATGAGGTGCTGATACGTCGTGAGAATGGAGAGGCAAAGGGGAGCTTTGAGGTGCAGTTTGGGGTGCTGGCAGTGCCCCCTTCCAGAGAGGTGGGCGTGCCAAGTATGGTTCCCGTCATGGATACAGGCTCAGACCATTCAACCAATGGCATCCCACCACTCATGAGCCATGGGCCGATAGAGATAGATGAGACAATAATGTACCAATCATGCAGTATGTTTCTCTCATAGACAATGATTTTCTCTTTACCTAGTAGCAGTTGTCTTTAACCTGTTAGTGATCCCTTCGTGcgccaatccctttagcggggtcgatttgacaacatccagtgaaattgcagagcgccaaattcaaactacagacaTTTCAAGATTCATGAAAATATacgtgtaatacatcaaaataacgcttaacttcttgttaatccagccgcagtgtcagatttcaaaaaggctttatggcgaaagcagaccatgcgattacctgaggacagcgccccgcatacaaacacatgaaaatcattttcaaccaggcaggtggcgacacaaaagtcagaaatagcgatgtaattcatgccttacctttgaaaatcgtcttctgttggcactccaaaatgacccagaaacatcacaaatggtcattGTGTTCGATAAATTTCTTCTTTATATgcccaaaatgtcaatttttttggcacgtttgattcagaaatgcaccggttccaactcgcccaacatgactacaaagtatctaataagttacctgtaaacttggtccaaacatttcaaacagcgttcctaatccaacctctggtatcctaaaatgtaaataatctcTAAAATTAAAGACGGGAAaaactgtttccaataccggataaaaacaatgtGAAGCGCGTTCCAGTTCACGTGCACCAAACAATAGAGTCCACTTGGAGTGACACTTACAATGAACAGCCctacttcatttctcaaaagaaaaacatcaaccaatttctaaagactggtgacatctagtggaagccataggaactgaaACCAGGTTCCTATTAAATAGGGCTTTCAATAGAAAACCATTGGAAAATACTATGACctcaatttttttcccccctggatggtttgtcctcggggtttcgcctgccaaatcagttctgttatactcagacattattttaacagttttggaaactttagagtgttttctatccaaatctattatatgcatatcctagcttctgggcctgagtaacaggcagtttactttgggcacacttttcatccggacatttaaatactgccccctatcccacaATATTCATGTTAAACATTGTATAATCTCTTGTGGACAGGAAGTGACAAACTTTAACACTAATTTTACTTCTGGGTAACCGAGATTACAGAATGTTTAAACTTAATCATACTGTTGACTGTATGTAGCGCCAAGCCATTTGGACCTCAAGTGTAGTTTTTCATATCACTCTGCAAGTGTTACTAAGACTGTTACGTTATTATATAAAATGTGAACTAAAGCTTTTGAATATTGCCCTTTTTCATGTAGTTCAAGTATCAGTGTTCAATGAAAGATGGGGAAGGATCATATGGTTTTGTAACTGTTTTGTAAATGTTGactataataataaaaatgtttttatttgattattGTGTTACACGTCGTATACTTCCAAAGCCTTTAACAAGTAATTCAACTTTTATTTGCAAGGCCCCAaggtttctggaccaatcagacggcACTGAATGTGCTTGCATTTGGTGAAGGGTCAGGGAGGTACATACAGTGGCTTCGGGgttgtattcagaccccttgacttttcccacattttgttaggttacagccttattctaaaattgattaaataaataacaattctcagcaatctacacacaagattgataaggggggaaaaaaaacattttaatccattttagaataaggctgtaacgtaacatttggaaaaagtcaaggggtctgaatactttccgaatgcactgtagatccaGAAATGTGTGGAGAAGTAGCGTGCCGTTTGGCCTGATCGAGgtgtctgggtagccaggcaaaggGCCACTAGCTCTGAGGAAGGTATGGCTCATCTGGACTTGGGCTTGGTCCTATCAGTTCTCTTGTGCTCATCCATCCGCAGGAGGTAACCCCCTGTCAGCCGATCCCCCTGGAAACAGCGATAAACCCCAGAGTTGAATGGAGAGGAACGGTGGATGAGGTAGCTGTTTCCCCCATGTGAGTGATCCAGGGAGTGGGTTCTGTTTTTTTGGAGAAGGTCCAACTTGGTTAGAGGCTATGCATCTTGTTCCCCGTATACAGGGCTGTGGACAGAAATAAAAAGAGTGAGTTATAACAAGTGGCTAGTGGGCTCAGAAATATCCAGTTATACATCATGTTCACGAATAAGCCATTATAGATGTGTTGATTGGTGTGATGACGGCGCTCCCTTAATATGACCTTACTAAAGAGCCCCTGAAGTGGAAAGGACCATCAGCtcacctgtacacagagacagagggacacgtAAGCAATGTCCAAGGAGGCGGTGATGTCAACAGGCTTCAGGAGTGACAGGTGGAGCATCGTTGTAGAGTGGGAACGTCATGGTCGTCATGCCGACGAGAGGTCAGGCAGTCCTGCCGACATGTCACTATGAGCTCTGGGCTCCGGACAATGGAGAAAACTTGCAACCTCCTCTCTAGACATCTCTGAACCTTCCCACATGGAAGAGCTTCCCCGGGCTTCCCCTCTCCTGTGATCACATAGTGTGTATAGCACAACCTTGGTAAAGGATAGAGGAAACTAGGAAATAGCACTTCTGAGTGtgtaacatgacactacaactcTTTCTGTCAGAGGGAGTAGCAAAATCAAAACAGTGGTATCAATGTATTATTAATATCATAGTATCTTCTTTCTTACCAGCATTTATGCAACTACACACCTTCTCACTCACTCAACCCTCTCCAAGTTTGCCACAGCGATTGCAACCCTGCCAGGCACCCCTGATGTAAACACCTCCACCTCCCCTAGCCTCACTGTCAAGTTCTCCCTGCATCCCAGCTCCAAACAAGCCAGGGTTACATCACCCGACTGACAGGAATAGATAAGACTCCAGAGTCATGAACCCAGGTCTCAAAGGGTGTAGTGAGGAACCAGGGCAAACCAGTGGCAGGGTTGAGGCTGAGGAAAGCCACAGTACAGGTCTTGCCAGTGCCACACTCGGCCAATGGGGGCTTCAGCAAAATAGTAAGCCACACCCCAGACAGGAGCATGACCAATAAGCTCACAGTAACAAAATCCTTTGTCCCCTAGGACTAACCTAGAGTATTTTTATGTCTGGAAAGCACCTACTCAGGAATCATATGCAGTTATTCACCATTGCATGTTGCATGGCAATGCCTCTGTACTTCCCCAGTGTTATATTAGGAAGTCCTTTACCATTCCATGATCTCATCAAACAGCTGTGATAATCATGTGAACGGTGCCTCAAAAAGAAAGAGGATATTTTGTCCATACTCAAGAAAAAGTATTCAATTATACATAAAAATAATTTATTAATTTTTGgtagttagattggtaaattaaATACATTGGAAAATCAGTGCTTTTAAGTAATATTTCTGCAGTTGAGCATGCAAGCAAAATCAACACTGATGGCAACAGTAAAAATCATTCACAATTTATGACTTTTTTTTTAATGGTGACAGTACATAGAAATGGTGAGCATCAAGGACAACAGTTTGCTGATGCCACTTCAACTCAAGGAGTCATCTGGTCAGCAAATGATTAGGCAGCAGTCAGAGTATTCTTTCTTCAAGCTGGTCCTGCCCAAGTCCCTCCTGAAGAAAgaagagattttttttttaataaagtgtaattttctcccctttttctccccaatttcatgatatccaattgcgatcttgtctcgttgctgcaac
The DNA window shown above is from Salmo trutta chromosome 8, fSalTru1.1, whole genome shotgun sequence and carries:
- the LOC115198342 gene encoding TRAF-interacting protein with FHA domain-containing protein A; translation: MELSHTMETEELMTCLQIQLYHPQQASKALYRLLPLDARHKHPAEDPLRLGRDAHGCTFALADPRVSRKQLALQAYLTANSPNMLFSVQNLSQKGHVTVNGSELGYLERAELPNKALVRFGEYEVLIRRENGEAKGSFEVQFGVLAVPPSREVGVPSMVPVMDTGSDHSTNGIPPLMSHGPIEIDETIMYQSCSMFLS